Proteins from a genomic interval of Gluconacetobacter diazotrophicus PA1 5:
- a CDS encoding flagellar basal body P-ring protein FlgI, translating to MAPMSSARGEQVRIKDIVDYEGVRDNQLVGYGLVVGLNGSGDRLTNTIFTRETLISMLNRLGVNIRDREIQLQTHDVAAVMVTATLPPFSHGGGHIDVTVSAVGDARALTGGTLLVTPLQAADGEVYAVAQGSLVTNAFTATGQAANVTRNIPTSGHIANGGVVEREVPVMLGEKGFIRLSLYNPNFTTATRIADAINSHIGRGIARVDDPRTVAVNLTGRDPSQTLYRIGDLLIEPDTMAKVVVDEASGTIVMGDNVRITTVAIAQGNLTIQITETPQAVPAAPFTNGQTAVVPRTQITASTDSTHRLGILREGPTLASLVGGMNALGMGPRDMISILQAIKADGALQADLEVR from the coding sequence ATGGCCCCGATGTCGTCAGCCCGGGGCGAGCAGGTCAGGATCAAGGATATCGTCGATTACGAAGGCGTGCGGGACAACCAGCTCGTCGGCTACGGTCTCGTCGTCGGTCTGAACGGGAGCGGCGATCGCCTGACCAACACGATCTTCACGCGAGAGACGCTGATCAGCATGCTGAACCGGCTGGGCGTGAATATTCGCGACCGGGAAATCCAGTTGCAGACGCACGACGTGGCCGCCGTGATGGTCACGGCCACACTGCCGCCTTTTTCGCATGGCGGCGGACATATCGATGTCACCGTTTCCGCTGTGGGCGATGCCCGCGCTCTGACCGGCGGCACCCTGCTCGTGACACCGCTCCAGGCCGCCGATGGCGAGGTCTATGCCGTGGCCCAGGGCTCGCTGGTGACGAATGCCTTCACCGCGACCGGCCAGGCTGCCAACGTCACGCGGAATATCCCGACCAGCGGCCATATCGCCAACGGTGGCGTGGTCGAGCGTGAGGTTCCGGTGATGCTCGGGGAAAAGGGCTTCATCCGGCTTTCCTTGTACAATCCCAACTTCACGACGGCGACACGGATCGCCGATGCCATCAACAGTCATATCGGCCGGGGCATCGCCCGGGTCGATGATCCCCGGACGGTCGCGGTCAACCTGACGGGGCGCGATCCGTCGCAGACGCTTTACCGGATCGGCGACCTCCTCATCGAACCTGATACCATGGCCAAGGTCGTGGTGGACGAGGCCAGCGGCACGATCGTGATGGGCGACAACGTGCGTATCACCACGGTGGCGATCGCCCAGGGCAACCTGACCATCCAGATCACGGAGACGCCGCAGGCCGTCCCGGCGGCCCCCTTCACGAACGGGCAGACCGCGGTCGTGCCGCGAACGCAGATCACCGCCAGCACCGACAGTACGCATCGTCTCGGGATATTGCGCGAGGGCCCGACCCTTGCCAGCCTCGTGGGCGGCATGAATGCACTGGGCATGGGGCCACGGGACATGATCAGTATCCTGCAGGCCATCAAGGCCGATGGCGCCCTGCAGGCGGATCTGGAGGTAAGGTAG
- a CDS encoding transglycosylase SLT domain-containing protein codes for MALITTAILVHPVWNASARSPQASLCVEATTQAERALHIPDGFLAAMSRVESGRPEPDGMISAWPWTITVNGVGHYYMTREDAIAAVQMFRQQGNPSIDVGCMQVNLQQHPDAFSTLDQAFDPVRNARYAATFLLKLHDKMGSWPRAAAAYHSQTPGIGTPYQWKVLEAWAVPQDGRDPQISPRKDARAAPYFAAQTFPRPLVPALAPHQPVMAAAPAGMTTTPVRAFHPFVGNRNFAPPSPNRPVTKGTQGRTLASYRAAPVALVAPRRLAPQPG; via the coding sequence ATGGCTCTTATCACGACTGCCATTCTGGTCCATCCGGTATGGAACGCTTCTGCCCGCTCGCCGCAGGCTTCGCTGTGCGTGGAGGCGACGACACAGGCCGAGCGGGCACTGCATATCCCCGATGGATTCCTTGCCGCGATGAGCCGGGTCGAAAGCGGAAGGCCGGAACCGGACGGCATGATCTCCGCGTGGCCCTGGACCATCACCGTCAACGGGGTCGGGCATTACTACATGACCCGCGAAGACGCCATCGCCGCCGTCCAGATGTTCCGCCAGCAGGGAAACCCGTCGATCGATGTCGGCTGCATGCAGGTCAACCTCCAGCAGCATCCGGACGCTTTTTCCACCCTGGATCAGGCTTTCGATCCTGTTCGCAACGCGCGCTACGCCGCCACCTTTCTCCTGAAATTGCACGACAAGATGGGCAGTTGGCCCCGGGCGGCGGCGGCCTATCATTCGCAGACGCCCGGCATCGGCACGCCCTATCAATGGAAGGTGCTGGAGGCATGGGCTGTTCCGCAGGACGGGCGCGACCCGCAGATATCGCCCCGAAAGGACGCCCGGGCCGCGCCCTATTTCGCGGCACAGACCTTCCCCCGTCCGCTTGTCCCCGCCTTGGCGCCGCACCAGCCCGTCATGGCGGCGGCACCGGCCGGAATGACGACGACGCCGGTCAGGGCGTTCCATCCCTTCGTCGGCAACAGGAATTTTGCCCCACCGTCTCCGAACAGGCCGGTCACGAAAGGCACGCAGGGACGGACGCTGGCCTCATACCGCGCAGCCCCCGTGGCCCTGGTCGCGCCGCGGCGGCTGGCGCCACAGCCGGGTTAG
- a CDS encoding MotE family protein, translated as MLIPRLSFGKLVHISSSLMTLLLAMNMHSLAEYLRDDGTETSGQTLMGQAKAAEGTYTESIVGDARSMSAKVSGTVSGDVAAARKTAEGWVSLIQPGGHEGEATQTAAPATVQKVAVSEGDCPKDISCVGMEKAAAAQGSDTDPDVSKAEAGLVKDILARRSSFDSEQRDLDEQKHVLEAARVALDERMHELDMSMASLAEKQAAHQETMSAETDRLVKIYEEMPAKAAAAVFNIMDIHVLVSVANKMNPRKVSAIMGNMTPERVNLVSQYLAGVRSFRPPHVSLGSDGTPEQAADAGASATWWAGNSAQHQRDQGPPLLKPSWQ; from the coding sequence ATGCTGATACCCCGTCTGTCGTTCGGGAAACTTGTGCATATTTCGTCGAGCCTGATGACACTTCTCCTGGCCATGAACATGCATTCCCTTGCCGAATACCTGAGAGATGACGGCACGGAAACGTCCGGGCAGACCCTCATGGGCCAGGCCAAGGCGGCGGAAGGGACATATACCGAGTCGATCGTCGGCGATGCCCGGTCCATGTCTGCCAAAGTGTCCGGCACAGTGTCCGGGGATGTGGCGGCAGCCCGCAAGACGGCCGAGGGATGGGTGTCCCTTATTCAGCCCGGCGGGCATGAAGGCGAGGCCACTCAGACGGCTGCGCCTGCCACCGTGCAGAAGGTCGCCGTGTCCGAAGGAGACTGCCCGAAGGATATATCCTGCGTCGGGATGGAAAAGGCGGCGGCTGCGCAGGGCAGCGACACCGACCCCGATGTCAGCAAGGCAGAGGCCGGCCTGGTCAAGGACATCCTGGCGCGCCGATCCAGTTTTGACAGTGAGCAGCGGGACCTGGACGAGCAGAAGCACGTTCTCGAAGCGGCCAGGGTCGCGCTTGACGAGAGAATGCACGAACTCGACATGTCCATGGCGTCGCTTGCCGAAAAGCAGGCGGCCCATCAGGAGACCATGTCGGCCGAAACCGACAGGCTGGTGAAAATATACGAGGAAATGCCTGCAAAGGCGGCCGCCGCTGTCTTCAACATCATGGATATCCACGTGCTGGTATCCGTCGCGAACAAGATGAACCCCCGAAAGGTTTCGGCCATCATGGGGAACATGACGCCGGAGCGTGTGAACCTTGTCTCGCAATACCTGGCCGGTGTGCGGAGTTTCCGCCCTCCCCATGTTTCCCTGGGAAGTGACGGCACGCCGGAGCAGGCGGCGGATGCCGGAGCGTCCGCTACCTGGTGGGCAGGGAACTCCGCGCAGCATCAACGTGACCAGGGTCCTCCGCTGCTGAAGCCTTCCTGGCAATAA
- a CDS encoding tetratricopeptide repeat protein translates to MSRHPDDAALTLAAAALMSKHTARHDVVATLLRRVLRLEPDHMLAQLSLGGALVAGGDLAGGCALFSRMMARYPDEHVMLCEHISASFLNTGYPAEAMQIVSLGLKDGETNVALVNNMACALDRLGRSPEAISWYERACALAPENPILAFGYATTLLKAGNFREGWARYAERAPATSSVMWFMSLPRLRLGDDVAGKKVILYQEQGLGDTIQFIRFVPCLLEKGAEVTIVIPESLVRLLTLSFPGVSVVTTRSKLDAEDGYSYAAPIPDLPFIVGMASESDIPARIPYLRADPGDVATFAAEFPTGRPRIGLVWAGERRARPDLAATDERRSTTLAAMGAALSPVAATLVNLQLGPPRGEIGTWDGQMLFDPMDGVRDMADTAAILENLDLFICVDTSPAHLAGALGRPVWLVSRRDACWRWGDDGDTSAWYPTMRLFRARERSLAPVLREVGAALRDWVTAWNAGC, encoded by the coding sequence GTGTCCCGCCATCCGGACGATGCGGCCCTGACCCTGGCGGCAGCGGCGCTGATGTCGAAGCATACGGCCAGGCATGACGTCGTGGCGACGCTGCTACGGCGTGTGCTCCGCCTGGAGCCGGACCATATGCTGGCGCAACTCAGCCTTGGGGGCGCCCTGGTGGCGGGCGGCGATCTCGCTGGAGGATGTGCGCTCTTTTCCCGGATGATGGCCCGCTATCCTGACGAGCATGTCATGCTGTGCGAGCACATCTCCGCATCGTTCCTGAATACGGGATATCCCGCCGAGGCGATGCAGATCGTTTCCCTCGGCCTCAAGGACGGAGAAACAAACGTTGCGCTGGTAAACAACATGGCCTGCGCGCTCGACCGCCTTGGTCGCTCCCCCGAGGCTATTTCGTGGTACGAGAGGGCCTGCGCGCTGGCCCCGGAGAACCCGATCCTCGCCTTCGGATACGCGACGACGCTGCTCAAGGCGGGGAATTTCCGGGAAGGGTGGGCGCGCTATGCCGAGCGGGCTCCGGCGACCAGCAGTGTGATGTGGTTCATGTCGCTGCCTCGCCTGCGCCTTGGCGACGACGTGGCCGGAAAGAAAGTCATCCTCTATCAGGAGCAGGGACTGGGAGACACGATCCAGTTCATCCGGTTCGTTCCCTGTCTGCTGGAAAAGGGGGCGGAGGTGACGATCGTCATCCCGGAATCCCTCGTGCGTCTCCTGACCCTGTCGTTTCCCGGTGTGTCCGTCGTCACGACACGATCGAAGCTGGATGCGGAAGACGGCTACAGCTATGCCGCCCCGATCCCCGACTTGCCTTTTATCGTCGGCATGGCGTCCGAAAGCGACATTCCCGCGCGCATTCCCTATCTACGGGCCGATCCCGGCGACGTTGCGACCTTTGCCGCTGAATTTCCCACCGGGCGTCCCCGTATCGGCCTGGTATGGGCCGGCGAGCGGCGGGCAAGGCCCGACCTGGCCGCGACCGACGAACGCCGGTCTACAACGCTCGCGGCGATGGGGGCGGCCCTCAGCCCCGTTGCGGCCACGCTGGTCAATCTCCAGTTGGGTCCTCCGCGCGGGGAAATCGGGACATGGGATGGCCAGATGCTGTTCGACCCGATGGACGGCGTCCGCGACATGGCCGATACCGCCGCCATCCTGGAAAATCTCGACCTGTTTATCTGTGTCGATACGTCGCCGGCTCACCTGGCTGGTGCGCTCGGGCGTCCGGTGTGGCTTGTCAGCCGGCGGGATGCCTGCTGGCGGTGGGGGGACGATGGAGACACATCGGCATGGTACCCCACCATGCGCCTGTTCCGTGCGCGGGAAAGATCCCTCGCCCCCGTCCTGCGTGAAGTCGGCGCGGCCCTGCGGGATTGGGTGACCGCCTGGAACGCAGGGTGCTAA
- a CDS encoding rod-binding protein, with product MSIGSIAASLSSVQQQLSPAPSAKDTRTAEQAHKAAVEFEGLTIGELIQPMFDTVDTSNDMFGGGAAESQFRSLQVSEMGKQIANSGGIGLADSVYRQMLAMQEKAQS from the coding sequence ATGAGCATCGGAAGCATCGCGGCCTCGCTGTCCTCCGTCCAGCAGCAATTGTCGCCCGCGCCGTCCGCCAAGGACACCCGCACGGCGGAACAGGCGCACAAGGCCGCCGTCGAATTCGAGGGATTGACCATCGGCGAACTGATCCAGCCGATGTTCGACACCGTCGATACCTCGAACGACATGTTCGGGGGGGGGGCGGCGGAATCGCAGTTCCGGTCGCTCCAGGTGTCGGAAATGGGCAAGCAGATCGCCAATTCCGGTGGGATCGGCCTGGCTGACAGCGTTTATCGGCAGATGCTGGCCATGCAGGAAAAGGCCCAGTCATGA
- the flhA gene encoding flagellar biosynthesis protein FlhA, which translates to MCLAEGQWLIPTRKETRLLDTAGGSEIKKPGGGRLAEITAAARQKISSASRNVTLSAETLRSGGWRATSWRSLVPGTDVGLALGVVVLLAILIIPLPTFILDMGLSLSITSSVLVLMVALFLERTLDFTSFPTLLLLTTLLRLSLEIATTRLILSHGSEGTYAAGHVVAAFGGFLMGGDLFIGGIVFCILLVVNFMVITKGSGRIAEVAARFFLDSMPGKQMAIDADLSSGAINERTARAKRKELEDESAFYGAMDGAAKFVRGDAIAGLIITAINIVGGLAIGILRHDMPLSEAASTFTTLTVGDGLVSQIPALLVSTAAGIVVTKGGSDGSTDVTLVRQLGGNPKPLAVAGGLSALFAIMPGLPALPFLVIAVGAGIGAWMRHKTPVKDGDGDVTQISPQPTAPPISEMLKLDLLRLELGFGLLPLTSGENPQLTEQIKALRRTVATELGFITPPVRIQDNILLPSDNYVIKLKEIEIGSGEVKPGKLMAMSPSGGAPDLPGDRTTEPAFGLPAVWIDPSLKPKAVAMKCTIVDPASVIVTHLSEAVRQNLPDLLTYVATQTLLDDLPREQQKLVNDLIPSQVPLSTIQRVLQSLLAERVSIRDLPTILESIQEGCSLGLRGVQALTGHVRVRLSRQICNALVGGAGYIPMITLSAEWEAEFMAHITGQADDRRLAMPPSMLNKFVGKLREVFNTVSASGEIPVVVVSTPVRDSMRSIVERVRPSVSVLSQSEIYPRSRIKTVATIT; encoded by the coding sequence ATGTGCCTTGCGGAAGGGCAGTGGCTCATCCCCACACGAAAGGAAACACGGCTCTTGGATACCGCCGGTGGCAGCGAAATCAAGAAGCCGGGCGGCGGCAGACTGGCCGAAATAACGGCCGCAGCGCGACAGAAGATTTCATCTGCCTCCCGCAACGTGACCCTTTCGGCCGAGACGCTGCGAAGCGGGGGATGGCGGGCAACCTCATGGCGTTCCCTGGTTCCCGGCACGGACGTTGGCCTCGCCCTGGGCGTGGTCGTCCTGCTGGCCATCCTGATCATTCCGCTTCCGACCTTCATCCTCGACATGGGTCTTTCGCTGTCGATCACGTCGTCCGTGCTGGTCCTGATGGTGGCGCTGTTCCTCGAGCGCACGCTCGACTTCACGTCGTTTCCCACCCTGCTCCTGCTGACGACCCTGCTGCGCCTGTCGCTCGAAATCGCGACCACGCGCCTGATCCTCAGCCATGGCAGCGAGGGCACCTACGCCGCCGGACATGTGGTGGCCGCCTTCGGCGGGTTCCTGATGGGGGGCGACCTTTTCATCGGCGGGATCGTGTTCTGCATCCTGCTGGTCGTGAACTTCATGGTCATCACGAAGGGTTCGGGACGCATCGCCGAAGTGGCGGCCCGGTTCTTCCTGGACTCGATGCCCGGCAAGCAGATGGCGATCGATGCCGACCTCTCGTCCGGGGCGATCAACGAACGGACCGCGCGCGCGAAACGCAAGGAACTGGAAGACGAGAGCGCCTTCTACGGCGCGATGGACGGCGCCGCCAAGTTCGTTCGGGGAGACGCGATCGCCGGCCTGATCATCACGGCGATCAACATCGTCGGCGGCCTGGCCATCGGTATCCTGCGGCATGACATGCCCCTGAGCGAGGCCGCCAGCACCTTTACCACGCTGACGGTCGGTGACGGGCTGGTCTCGCAAATCCCCGCCCTGCTGGTGTCGACCGCCGCCGGTATCGTCGTCACCAAGGGGGGCTCCGACGGATCGACCGACGTCACGCTGGTCCGGCAGTTGGGCGGCAATCCTAAACCGCTGGCCGTCGCCGGCGGGCTGTCGGCCCTCTTCGCCATCATGCCCGGTCTGCCCGCCCTTCCCTTCCTCGTCATCGCCGTCGGGGCCGGCATCGGGGCGTGGATGCGCCACAAGACCCCCGTCAAGGATGGGGACGGAGACGTCACCCAGATCTCGCCCCAGCCGACGGCGCCGCCGATTTCCGAGATGCTCAAGCTGGACCTGCTGCGCCTGGAACTCGGCTTCGGCCTCCTGCCCCTGACGAGCGGCGAGAATCCGCAACTGACCGAACAGATCAAGGCGCTGCGCCGGACGGTTGCCACCGAACTGGGATTCATCACCCCGCCCGTGCGGATACAGGACAACATCCTGCTTCCGTCGGATAATTACGTCATCAAGCTCAAGGAAATCGAAATCGGATCCGGCGAGGTCAAGCCGGGGAAACTGATGGCCATGAGTCCGTCCGGCGGCGCGCCGGACCTTCCTGGCGACCGGACGACGGAGCCGGCATTCGGCCTTCCCGCCGTATGGATCGACCCCTCGCTCAAGCCCAAGGCGGTCGCCATGAAATGCACCATCGTGGACCCGGCCAGCGTCATCGTCACGCATCTCAGCGAGGCGGTGAGGCAGAACTTGCCCGACCTGCTGACCTATGTCGCCACCCAGACATTGCTGGACGACCTTCCGCGTGAGCAGCAGAAGCTGGTCAACGACCTGATTCCGTCGCAGGTGCCGTTAAGCACGATCCAGCGTGTCCTGCAGTCGCTCCTGGCCGAGCGCGTCTCGATCCGCGATCTTCCGACCATCCTCGAGAGCATCCAGGAAGGATGCAGCCTTGGCCTCCGTGGCGTGCAGGCCCTGACCGGCCACGTGCGGGTTCGCCTTTCCCGGCAGATCTGCAACGCGCTGGTTGGCGGGGCCGGATACATTCCCATGATTACCCTGTCAGCGGAATGGGAGGCCGAATTCATGGCCCATATCACCGGACAGGCCGACGATCGGCGGCTGGCCATGCCGCCTTCCATGCTGAACAAATTCGTCGGAAAACTGCGCGAGGTCTTCAATACGGTCTCGGCGAGCGGAGAGATCCCCGTCGTGGTCGTTTCCACCCCGGTCAGGGATTCCATGCGTTCGATCGTGGAACGCGTGCGCCCATCGGTTTCGGTCCTCTCGCAATCCGAGATATATCCGCGCTCTCGCATCAAGACGGTCGCGACAATCACCTGA
- a CDS encoding ATP-grasp domain-containing protein translates to MSLLDTSPGAAGALVLSDSEEQGAAPPLLGLAELFRTALQEVDIARHVPGLIARAEREADAYALLDLALIHQLRFQKESGLAILGEALKLRQVFRIASGGDQALHLLVIKTPGDLTANTPLECILENAGMTIDVLYVGPGLEWPARLPPHDLVFVAIGEADSHRATLAQLAVYLKDWPRSVLNRPQNVPHLSRAEAFDVLHDVPGLCMTPTYRIDRAALEQLATGAVSLPHQWGDLRFPIIVRPQGAHGGIQLSRIEAAEDIAVYLRQADAERFFVSNFIDYASADGLFRKFRVVLIDGHPFLAHMGISEHWVVHYPYKEMKADPARRAEEASRMARFDDDFAVRHGRAMAAIHERIGLDYVGFDCAETRDGDLLVFELSNALVIHAADDPALFPYKIPQMQKIFHAFRDMLSAKARRNGEHTDAAGL, encoded by the coding sequence ATGTCCCTGCTTGACACATCCCCCGGCGCCGCCGGCGCGCTGGTGCTTTCCGATAGCGAAGAGCAGGGGGCTGCGCCCCCATTGCTGGGGCTGGCGGAACTGTTTCGGACGGCCTTGCAGGAAGTGGACATTGCTCGTCATGTGCCGGGATTGATCGCGCGCGCCGAACGCGAGGCCGATGCCTACGCGCTGCTCGACCTGGCCTTGATCCATCAGTTGCGTTTCCAGAAGGAAAGCGGCCTGGCCATCCTGGGCGAGGCGCTGAAACTGCGGCAGGTGTTCCGCATTGCCAGCGGCGGTGACCAGGCACTCCATCTGCTGGTCATCAAGACGCCGGGTGACCTGACGGCGAACACGCCGCTGGAATGCATCCTCGAAAACGCGGGGATGACGATCGACGTGCTGTATGTGGGGCCTGGCCTTGAATGGCCGGCGCGCCTGCCGCCCCACGACCTCGTCTTCGTGGCCATTGGCGAGGCGGATTCCCACAGGGCGACGCTCGCCCAACTCGCCGTCTACCTGAAGGACTGGCCACGGTCCGTTCTCAACCGGCCGCAAAATGTTCCCCACCTGTCCCGTGCCGAGGCGTTCGACGTGCTTCACGACGTGCCGGGACTGTGCATGACCCCGACCTACCGCATCGATCGTGCCGCGCTGGAGCAACTTGCGACTGGCGCGGTCTCGCTGCCGCACCAGTGGGGCGACCTCCGCTTTCCGATCATCGTCCGTCCCCAGGGCGCCCATGGCGGTATCCAGCTCAGCCGGATCGAGGCGGCTGAGGATATTGCCGTGTATCTGCGGCAAGCCGACGCCGAACGGTTCTTTGTTTCCAACTTTATCGATTACGCCTCGGCTGACGGTCTGTTTCGCAAATTCCGCGTGGTCCTGATCGACGGGCATCCTTTTCTGGCCCACATGGGAATTTCCGAACATTGGGTCGTCCATTATCCCTACAAGGAAATGAAGGCCGATCCGGCCCGGCGGGCGGAAGAAGCGTCCCGGATGGCACGTTTCGATGATGATTTCGCGGTTCGGCACGGTCGTGCCATGGCCGCGATTCATGAACGCATCGGACTCGACTATGTTGGATTTGACTGCGCGGAAACCCGGGATGGAGATCTGCTGGTTTTCGAATTGTCGAATGCGCTGGTGATCCATGCGGCTGACGATCCCGCGCTGTTTCCTTATAAAATTCCCCAGATGCAGAAAATCTTCCACGCCTTTCGGGACATGCTGTCCGCCAAGGCGCGGCGGAACGGCGAGCACACGGATGCGGCTGGATTATGA
- a CDS encoding tetratricopeptide repeat protein, with protein sequence MMTGHAGTRGNDPAGWQGARRKRQRIRMQQIETVSSCEGDATQSLDADLSKDTVLQSPTAENVTTMVSDLFLKGEVLDAVRLALEVVARHPDNVILTLVAATLLARHTALYDVVATLARRALKLEPDSVGAQTILADALVAGGDVAGGCALFADMMARYPGERIGLCEHISFSLVDAGYPFEALGILTAWLQEGEPSFSLLNNMACILDRMGRPAEAVSWYKRALAMDPGNATAAFGYSLSLLKAGNFREGWARYAERVPLTNSVTWWFMSLPRLRHGDDVSGKKIILYQEQGLGDTLHFIRFVPYLQAKGADVTIVVPKALLRLLTQSFPGASVRLIEEFGREVEDGYSYAAPIPDLPFIGGVMSESDIPANIPYFRADAGDIAKFAAELPSRRPRIGLVWAGERRGRPELAAADRRRSTTLAMLGEALTPVDATLVNIQFGVPHAEIAAWHGQPVFDPMGGVRDMADTAAIMESLDLFISVDTSPLHLAGGLGRPTWLISRWDACWRWGAEGDTSAWYPTMRVFRAQERTFGPVLREVGEALREWVKDWQPGKGA encoded by the coding sequence ATGATGACTGGCCATGCGGGAACGCGCGGGAATGATCCCGCGGGCTGGCAGGGCGCGCGACGGAAGCGGCAGAGGATCAGGATGCAGCAAATAGAAACAGTGTCGTCATGTGAAGGCGATGCGACGCAGTCCCTGGATGCCGACCTCTCGAAAGACACTGTGCTGCAGTCGCCGACGGCGGAAAATGTCACCACCATGGTCAGCGACCTTTTCCTGAAGGGGGAGGTCCTCGACGCCGTTCGCCTGGCTCTTGAGGTGGTGGCCAGGCACCCGGACAACGTGATCCTGACCCTGGTCGCGGCGACCTTGCTCGCGCGGCATACCGCCCTGTACGACGTCGTGGCGACGCTCGCCCGGCGCGCGCTGAAGCTGGAGCCGGACAGCGTCGGGGCCCAGACCATCCTTGCGGACGCCCTTGTGGCAGGTGGCGATGTTGCCGGAGGATGCGCTCTTTTTGCAGACATGATGGCCCGCTATCCTGGAGAGCGCATCGGCCTATGCGAGCATATTTCCTTTTCGCTGGTGGACGCGGGATATCCTTTCGAGGCGCTGGGGATTTTGACCGCATGGCTCCAGGAGGGCGAACCGAGTTTCTCGCTTCTGAACAATATGGCATGCATCCTTGATCGGATGGGCCGCCCCGCCGAGGCCGTCTCATGGTACAAGCGGGCCCTGGCGATGGATCCGGGGAATGCGACCGCCGCCTTCGGGTATTCGCTCAGCTTGCTCAAGGCGGGGAATTTCCGGGAAGGATGGGCGCGCTATGCCGAGCGGGTTCCCCTGACCAATAGCGTGACATGGTGGTTCATGTCGCTGCCCCGCCTGCGTCATGGCGACGACGTGTCCGGAAAGAAAATCATCCTCTATCAGGAGCAGGGCCTGGGAGACACTCTCCACTTCATCCGCTTTGTCCCTTATCTTCAGGCGAAGGGGGCGGACGTGACGATCGTGGTCCCGAAGGCTCTTCTGCGTCTTCTGACACAGTCGTTCCCGGGCGCATCCGTCAGGTTGATTGAAGAATTCGGCAGGGAGGTGGAGGATGGCTACAGCTATGCCGCTCCGATCCCGGACCTGCCCTTTATCGGCGGCGTGATGTCGGAAAGCGATATCCCTGCGAATATTCCCTATTTTCGGGCCGATGCCGGCGATATCGCGAAATTCGCCGCCGAACTTCCCTCCCGGCGTCCCCGTATCGGCCTGGTGTGGGCCGGCGAGCGGCGTGGAAGGCCTGAACTGGCCGCGGCCGACAGGCGTCGTTCCACGACGCTGGCCATGCTGGGGGAGGCCCTGACTCCGGTGGATGCCACCCTGGTGAACATCCAGTTCGGGGTTCCACACGCCGAGATCGCGGCATGGCACGGCCAGCCCGTATTCGACCCGATGGGCGGCGTCCGCGACATGGCCGACACCGCCGCCATCATGGAAAGTCTGGACCTGTTCATCTCCGTCGATACCTCGCCGCTCCACCTGGCCGGCGGACTCGGCCGTCCGACATGGCTGATCAGCCGGTGGGATGCCTGCTGGCGATGGGGAGCGGAGGGGGATACGTCGGCGTGGTATCCGACCATGCGTGTATTCCGCGCGCAGGAGAGGACCTTCGGCCCCGTTCTGCGCGAAGTCGGGGAAGCCCTGCGTGAGTGGGTGAAGGACTGGCAACCGGGCAAGGGAGCATGA